The genomic region CCTCTTCTCCGACCGGCTGATGGAGGCGCTGGTGGAGGATCCGGTCCAGCGGGGCTACTACGCCACCGCCAAGGGCTGGGGGTACGTCTTCGTCACCGCGGTCCTGCTCTACGCCCTCATCCGCCACGGCTCGGCCGGCCTGCGCCGCATCGAGCGGCAGATGCGGGCGGTGGTGGACAGCATGAGCGACGGCGTGCTGGTGGTGGACCGGGACCTGCGCGTCGTGGCGGCCAACCCCGCGGCGGCCGAGCTGCTCGGCCATCCTCCGCAGGACCTGCTCCGGAACCTGTCGGAGCTCGCCGGCGGCGGCCGGCTCCGCGACGAGGACGGGAAGCCCATCCCGCTCGAGCGCCTCTCGACCCGCCGCGCCCTCGCCGGCGAGTCGGTCCACTACGAGGCGCGCTACCTGCGGCCGGACGGGCGCGAGGTGTTCCTGCGGGTCTCGACGGCGCCCGTGCGGGGCGAGGAGCAGGGGCCGGTCCGGCTCACGGTGGCGGTGCTGCGCGACCGGACCGAGGAGAAGCGGTTCGAGGACCTGCGCGAGGAGTTCTTCTCGACCGCGGCGCACGAGTTCAAGACGCCGCTCGCGGTGGTGAAGGCCTACGCGCAGCTCATCTCCAAGCGGCAGGAGAGCGAGCGGCCCGCCCTGCAGACCGTCATCCGGCAGGTGGAGCGGCTCAACCGCCTGGTGCAGCACCTGCTCGAGGTCTCGCGCTTCCGGCTCGGCAACGCCGAGCTGCGCCGGACCGCCTTCGACCTCGTGCCGCTGGCGGACGAGGTGGTGCAGCGGATGCAGGCCGTGGCCTCGGGGCACCGGCTCCGCTTCCACCCCTGCCCCGCCGCCCCGGTGAACGCCGACCGGGAGCGCGTGGAGCAGGTGCTCGTGAACCTCATCGACAACGCGGTCCGCTTCTCCCCGGAGGGCGGCGACGTGGACGCGACGGTGCGCGTCACCGAGGGCCAGGCGGTGGTCTCGATCCGGGACCGCGGCCTCGGCATCCCGGCGGACCGGCAGCCGCACGTCTTCGAGCGCTTCTACCGCGCCCACGCGGGCACCTCCGAGGACTACGGCGGGCTAGGCGTCGGGCTCGAGATGAGCCGGGAGATCGTCGCCCGCCACGGCGGCCGGATCTGGTTCGAGAGCGAGCCGGGCGAGGGGTCCACCTTCTCCTTCAGCCTCCCGCTCGCCGAGGAGACCACATGACGGGCCGACGCGACGTGCTGGTGGTCGAGGACGACGCCGACCTGTCGGCGCTCATGGAGATGGTGCTCCTCGACGCGGGCTTCACGGTGCGCCGCGCCGCCGACGGGCTGGAGGCGCTCGAGCAGGTCGAGGCGGCGATGCCGGGGGTGATCCTGCTCGACATGCGGATGCCGCGCATGAACGGCTGGGAGTTCGCCCGCGAGTTCCGGCGGCGCTGGGACCGCGGCGCGCCCATCCTCGTCATCACGGCGGCCGAGAACGCCAAGGCGCGCGCCACCGAGATCGGGGCCGAGGGCTGGCTCGAGAAGCCGTTCGACCTCGACGACGTCATCGCGGCGGTGAGCCGCTACGTCCCGCCGGCCCCGGCCCGCCCCGCGCCGGGGATCTGAGGGCGCCGGCCGGGACCCCCGTCCCGTCGCGCGGCCCGGCCCCGGGGCAGCCCGCGCCCCTTCGTGAACCGCCCGGGCGGCGACCGGCTCCCACGCAGGCGGCCCGGACCGTCACCCCGGCGGTCACGCCGTGGCCGGCGGCGTCACCGTCGCCGGCGCGCTTCGGCGGCCCCGGCGCGGAATGCGTGCGGCCCGCGCCGTGCAACGACTAGGATCCCGGACCCCCATGACCGAGAACGCGCCCACCTCCCTCGCCGCCGCCGCCACGCCTCCCGCGCCCCACGACCCGGTCTGCGGGATGGAGGTCGATCCCGCCACCGCCCCGGGCGGCACCGTCACCCGCGGCAAGCTCGTGCTGCCGTTCTGCGGCGCGCGCTGCCGCGAGCGGTTCGAGGCCGCGCCCGAGGACTTCCTCTGGAAGGACCCGGTCTGCGGCATGGAGGTGAACCCGAAGGCGCCCAAGGGCGGCCGCCTGGAGCACGCCGGCCGGGCCTACGGCTTCTGCAGCCCCAAGTGCCTCGCGAAGTTCGCGGCCGATCCGGAGGGCTTCCTCGCCCGCGGGCCCGGCTCGATGGCCGGCCCGGCGCCGGCCGCGCCTCCCGGCGGCGAGGTGGTCTGGGTCTGCCCGATGGATCCCGAGGTCCGCGAGAAGGAGCCGGTCCCGTGCCCGATCTGCGGCATGGCGCTCGAGCCGATGGTGGTGGGCGGGATGCCGCTCGCCGACGAGCGCAACCCCGAGCTCGAGAACATGAGCCGCCGCTTCTGGTGGGGCCTCGGGCCGACCGCCCTGGTCCTGCTCCTCGCGATGGGCGACATGCTGCTCGGGATGCCGCTCACCCACGGCCTCGGGGCGCGGCCGTTCGCCCTCGTCCAGCTCGCCCTCTCCTCTCCGGTGGTGCTCTGGGCGGGCTGGCCGTTCTTCGAGCGGGCCTGGGTCTCGCTCCGCAGCCGCCGCTTCAACATGTTCACGCTCATCGGCCTCGGGACCGGCGCCGCCTACACCTTCAGCGCGGCGGCGGCCCTGCTCCCGGCCGAGGCGTTCCCGGAGGCGTTCCGCGGCCACGGCGGCGCGGTGCCGGTCTACTTCGAGTCGGCGGCGGTCATCGTGGAGCTGGTCCTGCTCGGGCAGGTGCTCGAGCTCAAGGCCCGCAGCCGCGTGTCGGGCGCGCTCCGGGCGCTGCTCGGGCTCGCCCCCAAGACGGCGCGCCTGGTGCGCCCCTCCGGCGAGGAGGTGGACCTGCCGGTCGAGGAGGTGCGGCCGGGAGACCGGCTGCGCGTCCGCCCCGGCGAGAAGGTCCCGGTGGACGGGCGGGTGCTCTCCGGCGGCTCGTCGGTGGACGAGTCGATGGTCTCGGGCGAGCCGATCCCGGTGGAGAAGCGGCCCGGCGATCCGGTGACCGGCGCGACGGTGAACGGAAACGGCGGCTTCGTGATGGAGGCCGAGCGGGTGGGCAAGGACACCCTGCTCGCGCAGATCGTCCGGATGGTCGGCGACGCCCAGCGGAGCCGGGCCCCCATCCAGCGGCTCGCGGACGAGGTGGCCGGCTGGTTCGTGCCGGCGGTGGTGACGGCGTCGGTGCTCGCCTTCGCGGCCTGGGCGCTCCTCGGCCCGGACCCGCGGCTCGCCCACGCGCTGGTGGCCGCCGTGGCGGTCCTCATCATCGCCTGCCCGTGCGCGCTCGGGCTGGCGACGCCGATGGCCATCATGGTGGGGACCGGCCGCGGCGCCGCCGCGGGCGTGCTGGTGAAGAACGCCGAGGCGCTGGAGCGGTTCGAGAAGGTGGACGTGCTCCTCGTGGACAAGACCGGCACGCTCACCGAGGGCAAGCCGCGCCTCACGGAGGTGGCGGCCGCCGAGGGGGTCGAAGAAGAGGAGGTGCTGCGGGTGGCGGGGGCGCTCGAGCGCGGGAGCGAGCACCCGCTCGCGGCGGCCATCCTCGCGGGGGAGCGGGAGCGGCTCGGCGGCGCGACGGGCGCGCTCGAGGTCCAGGACTTCCGCGCCGTGCCCGGGAAGGGGATCGAGGCCCAGGTGGCCGGGCGGCCCGCCGCGCTCGGGAGCGCCACCTTCCTCGCCGGGCTCGGCGCCGACACCTCCCCGCTCCACTCCCGCGCCGACGGGCTCCGCGCCCGGGGCGCCACGGTGGTGTTCCTGGCGGTCGGCGGGCGGCTCGCGGGGCTGCTCGCGGTGGAGGATCCGGTGAAGCCGTCGGCCGCCGGCGCGGTGAAGGCGCTGCGCGAGGAGGGGCTGCGGGTGGTGATGGTCACCGGCGACAGCCGCGCCACCGCGCTCGCGGTGGCCGCCGCGGTCGGGATCGACGAGGTGGAGGCGGAGGTGCTGCCGCAGGAGAAGGCGGCGGTGGTGGCGCGCCACAAGGGCGCGGGGCAGCGGGTGGCCATGGCCGGCGACGGCATCAACGACGCCCCGGCGCTCGCCGCCGCCGACGTCGGGGTGGCCATGGGCACCGGGACCGACGTGGCGATGGAGAGCGCCGGGCTCACGCTCGTGAAGGGGGACCTCGGGGGCATCGTGCGCGCCCGCCGGCTCTCGCGGGCGGTGATGCGCAACATCCGCCAGAACCTCTTCTGGGCCTTCGCCTACAACGTGGCCGGGGTGCCGCTCGCGGCGGGGGTGCTCTACCCCTGGTTCGGCGTGCTCCTCAGCCCGATGATCGCCAGCGCCGCGATGAGCTTCTCGAGCGTGACGGTCATCGGGAACGCGCTGCGGCTGCGGCGGGTGCGGCTGGGGTAGCGCCAGACCCGGCGTCGGGCTCGAGCGGCGTCAGCGGCCGTCCAGCTCGCGCAGCAGCTCCAGGAGGTAGGGCTTCCAGACGGCGGCCAGCGCGAGCGTGTTGTGCCCCCGCGTCCGCTCGCTCGCGGGGACGAGGACGAACCGGCCGCGCGGCACCCGCTTCACGAGGGGCTCCACCGGGATCTCGGCCGGGTTGATCGCGTCGTCGGCGAAGTTCAGCGCCAGGACGCGGGCGCGGATGGCGGTGAGCCCCGGCTCCGGATCGTAGTCCCACGACGACTCCACCCAGTAGAGGAAGTCGTTGGTGTCGTGCCTCTCCATCCCGGCGCGGAGCTCGTCGTAGAGCGCCAGCGCCGCCTTGCGGGTGGGGCCGCGGGACTGCAGGCGCGCGGGGCTGTCGAGCATCATGGGCCAGAGCGGCGCGGTGGCGAGCCATCCCTTCGGCTGGGAGGAGTAGTCGCCCCCGCGCCACTCCGGGTCGGCGCGGATCGCCTGCGTCAGGATGTGCCGGAAGAGCAGGTTGCGCCCCGAGATGGCGATGGGCTGGCAGGCGATCGGCATGGCGGCGTCCACCCTGTCCGGGTAGCGCTCCGCCCACATCCACGTCTGCATCCCGCCCATCGAGGTGCCGGCGACGAGCCGCAGCCGGTCCACGCCCAGCCCCTGCGTCACGAGCAGGTACTGCAGCGCCACCACGTCGCCGTAGCCGTACCTCGGAAAGCGCGCCCGCAGTCCGTCGCTCGGCTTGGTCGAGCCGCCCCGGCCCAGCCCGTCCGGCAGGATCACGTACCAGCGCGAGGCGTCGAGCGGCTGGCCCGGCCCGAAGAGCTCGCCGGCGATGGTCGGGACGAGCAGGCTGCGGCTGGTGCCGCTCGTTCCATGCAGGAGCAGGACCGCGTTGGTCACCCGCCCGGCGGCGTCTCGCCGAGGCGTGCCGAGGGTGACGTAGTGGAGCCGGACCGTCGCCAGGGTCTCGCCGCCCTGGAAGCGGAAGTCGCGCGCTTCCCAGTCGCCTTCCTTCTGGCCCGGGTAGCTCGGCGCGGTCCCTTCCGCCTCGGCCGGACCGGCGGCGACCCAGAGAGACAGGGCGGCCAGCGCCCCGATCGCGCGACGTCGCTCGCCCATCCTCGGCCTCCTCCCGGTGGAGAAGCGAGGATGGGCGGGGCGCGGGGCGGCGGCACGTCATGCTTGGGGGGCTACTTCGCCTCGGCCTTGGCCGCCTTCGCGGGGGCGTTCACGAGCGCCCCGACCGCCGCGCCGGCGGCCGCGCCGCCGATGGCGAACAGCGAGCCGACGCCGACCACGCCCATCGCGGTGCTGAAGTAGATGAGGGCGCGGACCAGGAAGGTGGGGTGCAGCGGCGTGCCGAAGATGCCGCCCGCCAGGAGCACGCCCGCGAAGCCGCCGTAGTACATCGCGGGAAGGAGGCCGGCGAAGAGGAAGAGGACGAGGCCGGCGCCGGCGCCAACGAGGGTCGAGGTCTTGCGGGTCATGGCGTTCTCCTTCGGTGCTGCGTGGTGGCTGGTTGGCGAGAGGGAGTGCATCGGGCCTGCCAGGGGAAGACGCCCGTCGTTCCGCGCGCTTGAGCCGGCCCGTGTCGGGATTTCCGGACGGCGTGGCGGGAGGCGGCGACGGGCCGGGCCGGGCCGCCCCTCGCCGGGGCGCTAACCCCTCCCCCTCCGGAGCCGCACCACGTCCTCGCGCCCCTGCTCCTCGAGGGCGAGCGCGATGCGGGCGGCCTCCGAGCCGAGCCGCGGCAGCACCAGCTGCTCGAGGGCGTTGATGCGCCGGCTCGTCTCCTGGATCTCCTCGCCGAGCCGCTTGAGGTGCAGCTCGCGGGTGGCGAAGCCGAGCAGCACCTCGAGCGCCTCCTCGTGCAGCCGGGCGGCCTCGATCGCCATGGCGCTCCAGTCGCCGAGCGGGGTGCCGCGCGTCTCGGGCGCGCGGGTCACCGGCGGCGCGGTCACCTTGGGCACCGCCACGCCCCAGACCTGCCCCTCCTCCACCGCCACCGCGACGTCGCGGCGCGCCGGGAGCGCGAGCGACTCGAGCCAGGCGGGGCCGTCGGCGCAGCGGGCCAGGGTGAGCGCCCCCGCGGCGGCGGCGAGCCGCTCGTCGAGCCGGGTGCGGGCCTCCACCACCTCGTTCATGAGCCGGAAGAACTCGGCCGCGAGCACCTCACGCTTGCCGCGCAGCAGCTTCGCGCCCTGGCGGGCGATCGAGAGCCGCGCCCGCACCTCCATGAGCCCCATGCGCGTCGTCGCGATCCGCTCCATGCGACCCTCCCTCCAGGCGCCGCCGGTACCGCTCGACCAGCTCCCGCTTCACGCGGGTGAGCGCGTCGTCGGGGAAGCCGTCGAGCATCCGCCACCCGAGATCGAGGGTCTCCTCGATGGTCCGGAAGGTGTCCCCCTGGTTCAGGAACTCGCGCTCGAAGCGGTCGGCGAACTCGAGGTGGCGCTTCTCGTCCTGGCCGAGGTTGCCCCGGCCCACGATGGCCGCCATGCGCCGCACGTCGCGGCCGCGCGCGTACGCCGCGTAGAGCTGGTCGGCGAGCCCGCGGTGGTCCTCGCGGGTGCGCCC from Anaeromyxobacter paludicola harbors:
- a CDS encoding sensor histidine kinase; the protein is MTPLRIATLYALIGAIWILFSDRLMEALVEDPVQRGYYATAKGWGYVFVTAVLLYALIRHGSAGLRRIERQMRAVVDSMSDGVLVVDRDLRVVAANPAAAELLGHPPQDLLRNLSELAGGGRLRDEDGKPIPLERLSTRRALAGESVHYEARYLRPDGREVFLRVSTAPVRGEEQGPVRLTVAVLRDRTEEKRFEDLREEFFSTAAHEFKTPLAVVKAYAQLISKRQESERPALQTVIRQVERLNRLVQHLLEVSRFRLGNAELRRTAFDLVPLADEVVQRMQAVASGHRLRFHPCPAAPVNADRERVEQVLVNLIDNAVRFSPEGGDVDATVRVTEGQAVVSIRDRGLGIPADRQPHVFERFYRAHAGTSEDYGGLGVGLEMSREIVARHGGRIWFESEPGEGSTFSFSLPLAEETT
- a CDS encoding response regulator — translated: MTGRRDVLVVEDDADLSALMEMVLLDAGFTVRRAADGLEALEQVEAAMPGVILLDMRMPRMNGWEFAREFRRRWDRGAPILVITAAENAKARATEIGAEGWLEKPFDLDDVIAAVSRYVPPAPARPAPGI
- a CDS encoding heavy metal translocating P-type ATPase; translated protein: MTENAPTSLAAAATPPAPHDPVCGMEVDPATAPGGTVTRGKLVLPFCGARCRERFEAAPEDFLWKDPVCGMEVNPKAPKGGRLEHAGRAYGFCSPKCLAKFAADPEGFLARGPGSMAGPAPAAPPGGEVVWVCPMDPEVREKEPVPCPICGMALEPMVVGGMPLADERNPELENMSRRFWWGLGPTALVLLLAMGDMLLGMPLTHGLGARPFALVQLALSSPVVLWAGWPFFERAWVSLRSRRFNMFTLIGLGTGAAYTFSAAAALLPAEAFPEAFRGHGGAVPVYFESAAVIVELVLLGQVLELKARSRVSGALRALLGLAPKTARLVRPSGEEVDLPVEEVRPGDRLRVRPGEKVPVDGRVLSGGSSVDESMVSGEPIPVEKRPGDPVTGATVNGNGGFVMEAERVGKDTLLAQIVRMVGDAQRSRAPIQRLADEVAGWFVPAVVTASVLAFAAWALLGPDPRLAHALVAAVAVLIIACPCALGLATPMAIMVGTGRGAAAGVLVKNAEALERFEKVDVLLVDKTGTLTEGKPRLTEVAAAEGVEEEEVLRVAGALERGSEHPLAAAILAGERERLGGATGALEVQDFRAVPGKGIEAQVAGRPAALGSATFLAGLGADTSPLHSRADGLRARGATVVFLAVGGRLAGLLAVEDPVKPSAAGAVKALREEGLRVVMVTGDSRATALAVAAAVGIDEVEAEVLPQEKAAVVARHKGAGQRVAMAGDGINDAPALAAADVGVAMGTGTDVAMESAGLTLVKGDLGGIVRARRLSRAVMRNIRQNLFWAFAYNVAGVPLAAGVLYPWFGVLLSPMIASAAMSFSSVTVIGNALRLRRVRLG
- a CDS encoding alpha/beta fold hydrolase, producing the protein MGERRRAIGALAALSLWVAAGPAEAEGTAPSYPGQKEGDWEARDFRFQGGETLATVRLHYVTLGTPRRDAAGRVTNAVLLLHGTSGTSRSLLVPTIAGELFGPGQPLDASRWYVILPDGLGRGGSTKPSDGLRARFPRYGYGDVVALQYLLVTQGLGVDRLRLVAGTSMGGMQTWMWAERYPDRVDAAMPIACQPIAISGRNLLFRHILTQAIRADPEWRGGDYSSQPKGWLATAPLWPMMLDSPARLQSRGPTRKAALALYDELRAGMERHDTNDFLYWVESSWDYDPEPGLTAIRARVLALNFADDAINPAEIPVEPLVKRVPRGRFVLVPASERTRGHNTLALAAVWKPYLLELLRELDGR
- a CDS encoding V-type ATP synthase subunit D, encoding MERIATTRMGLMEVRARLSIARQGAKLLRGKREVLAAEFFRLMNEVVEARTRLDERLAAAAGALTLARCADGPAWLESLALPARRDVAVAVEEGQVWGVAVPKVTAPPVTRAPETRGTPLGDWSAMAIEAARLHEEALEVLLGFATRELHLKRLGEEIQETSRRINALEQLVLPRLGSEAARIALALEEQGREDVVRLRRGRG